In one window of Desulforhabdus amnigena DNA:
- a CDS encoding potassium transporter Kup yields the protein MNSSQGSPGYGQNNAGAEVFSRMEDGSRLVKLSLAALGVAFGDIGTSPLYAIRECFYGEYGIAVTKASVLGVLSLIFWALLMIVTLKYLVFILRADNHGEGGVIALTALVKTAGAKAKSAGNVLVLIGLFAACLLYGDGMITPAISVLSAVEGIRIITPLFEPFVIPLTVVILGGLFLLQHRGTARVGILFGPVILVWFGILGFLGACEIIRNPEVLRSILPWYGFEFLLMNKMHGFLVLGAVFLVVTGAEALYADMGHFGKRPIQWTWICLVFPALALNYFGQGAVLLARPEEAHHPFYALVPPWAMIPMVILSTLATIIASQAVITGAFSLTKQAIQLGYLPRMRTTHTSATQMGQIYVAPINWLLMVSTIGLVLGFQSSSRLASAYGVAVTSTMLITTGLFYVVARTRWGWNRPAAGLLCGLFGAVDLAFFSANISKILHGAWFPLAIGGIIFTLMLTWERGREILSDQLKDITMSFFEFKKNLELNPPQSVRGQAIFLTGNPYMVPAALMHNLAHNKVLHSEIAFLHFKTEDVPRVPNLEKVEVEKLGGGFFRIIAHHGFMEEPHIEKILSLAREQGLEFKMENTSFFLGRERLTLGKQSRMSRWRAAVFRFMSRNALEAATFYEIPTDQIIEVGVQLEL from the coding sequence ATGAATTCATCGCAAGGATCTCCAGGTTATGGTCAAAATAATGCCGGCGCTGAGGTCTTCAGCAGGATGGAAGACGGAAGCCGGCTTGTAAAACTTTCCCTTGCCGCCCTGGGAGTGGCTTTTGGGGATATTGGGACCAGCCCACTGTATGCCATTCGCGAATGCTTCTACGGAGAATACGGGATTGCGGTGACGAAGGCCAGCGTGCTCGGTGTGCTTTCTCTCATATTTTGGGCTCTTCTGATGATTGTGACGTTGAAATATCTCGTATTCATTCTAAGGGCGGACAACCATGGTGAAGGGGGGGTGATCGCCCTTACAGCATTGGTCAAAACCGCCGGTGCAAAGGCAAAGAGTGCCGGTAATGTTCTCGTCTTGATAGGACTTTTTGCAGCCTGCCTGCTCTATGGAGACGGTATGATCACTCCCGCCATTTCAGTGCTCAGTGCTGTGGAAGGGATACGAATCATCACACCGCTTTTCGAGCCTTTCGTGATTCCATTGACCGTCGTCATTCTCGGCGGACTTTTTCTTTTACAACACCGTGGTACTGCCCGGGTGGGTATTCTTTTCGGTCCGGTCATTCTGGTTTGGTTCGGCATACTGGGTTTTCTCGGAGCCTGTGAGATCATACGGAATCCTGAGGTTCTCCGGTCCATTCTGCCTTGGTACGGTTTCGAATTCCTTTTGATGAATAAAATGCATGGATTTCTGGTCCTCGGTGCAGTCTTTCTTGTGGTTACCGGCGCAGAGGCTCTCTATGCCGACATGGGACACTTTGGCAAACGGCCCATACAATGGACCTGGATCTGTCTGGTGTTCCCCGCTCTCGCTCTGAATTATTTCGGTCAGGGGGCGGTTCTGCTCGCCCGTCCGGAAGAAGCTCATCATCCGTTTTATGCTCTCGTTCCGCCGTGGGCCATGATTCCTATGGTGATCCTGTCCACTCTGGCGACCATCATTGCCTCCCAGGCCGTAATCACGGGAGCTTTTTCCCTGACCAAACAAGCCATACAGTTGGGATATCTTCCGCGAATGAGAACCACCCACACTTCCGCAACCCAGATGGGGCAGATCTATGTGGCACCGATCAACTGGCTGCTTATGGTATCGACCATCGGTTTGGTCCTTGGGTTCCAATCCTCCAGCAGGCTTGCTTCCGCTTACGGTGTTGCGGTGACCTCCACCATGCTGATCACTACGGGACTGTTTTATGTGGTGGCCCGGACGCGCTGGGGATGGAATCGGCCGGCGGCCGGATTGTTGTGTGGTCTCTTTGGGGCAGTGGATCTTGCATTCTTCAGTGCAAATATCAGTAAAATCCTCCACGGTGCCTGGTTTCCCCTGGCCATAGGCGGCATCATTTTCACTCTTATGCTGACCTGGGAGAGAGGCCGTGAAATCCTTTCGGATCAACTGAAGGATATCACCATGTCCTTTTTTGAATTCAAGAAAAACCTTGAACTCAATCCGCCGCAGAGCGTTCGGGGACAGGCCATATTCCTTACGGGGAATCCATACATGGTTCCTGCAGCGCTGATGCACAATCTCGCACACAATAAAGTGTTGCATTCAGAAATCGCATTTCTTCATTTCAAGACAGAGGACGTTCCTCGTGTTCCCAATCTGGAAAAGGTCGAAGTCGAAAAGCTCGGTGGAGGGTTCTTCCGCATCATTGCGCACCATGGTTTTATGGAAGAGCCCCACATTGAAAAGATCCTCTCTTTGGCTCGAGAGCAGGGATTGGAATTCAAAATGGAAAATACCAGCTTTTTCCTTGGGCGGGAAAGGTTGACGCTGGGAAAGCAGTCCAGAATGAGTCGGTGGCGCGCCGCTGTTTTCCGTTTCATGTCGCGCAATGCTCTGGAAGCTGCCACTTTTTACGAAATTCCCACGGACCAGATCATTGAAGTCGGAGTGCAACTGGAACTTTAG
- a CDS encoding arylesterase, whose product MGKKSLLVSLSILVFLFGLTACDSQKTSPPPEAKETAYSGTIVAMGNSLTAGFGLAQDQAYPALLQKKLLADGHNYKVVNAGVSGETSSGALSRVKWILGLKPDIVILETGANDGFRGINPVLTEKNIDETVRILQENQVTVVLAGMQIVRNLGKEYSAAFKEIYPRIAQKREVIFIPFFLQGVAGEKELNQSDTIHPTAEGYEIIVKTLYPYVLEAIQKRKQEQKG is encoded by the coding sequence ATGGGGAAAAAGAGCCTTCTTGTGAGCTTATCCATCCTGGTGTTTCTGTTTGGCTTGACTGCATGCGATTCTCAAAAAACCTCCCCACCCCCCGAGGCAAAAGAAACAGCATACAGCGGAACCATCGTTGCCATGGGAAACAGCCTGACCGCAGGTTTCGGCCTCGCTCAGGATCAGGCTTATCCGGCTCTTTTGCAAAAAAAGCTGCTTGCCGATGGCCACAATTACAAAGTGGTCAACGCAGGAGTCAGCGGTGAAACCAGCAGTGGAGCCCTCTCCCGCGTCAAATGGATCCTCGGTCTCAAGCCGGATATCGTGATCCTGGAAACCGGAGCCAACGACGGGTTCCGAGGAATCAATCCTGTACTCACCGAAAAGAACATCGACGAAACGGTCCGCATTCTTCAGGAAAACCAGGTGACCGTCGTGCTGGCCGGAATGCAGATTGTACGAAACCTGGGCAAGGAATACTCGGCTGCCTTCAAGGAGATCTATCCCAGGATCGCCCAAAAGCGCGAGGTCATTTTCATTCCGTTTTTTCTTCAAGGAGTTGCTGGAGAAAAAGAACTGAATCAGTCGGATACCATCCATCCCACGGCGGAGGGGTATGAAATCATCGTAAAAACCTTGTACCCATATGTGCTGGAAGCAATACAGAAAAGGAAGCAGGAACAGAAGGGATAA
- a CDS encoding ABC transporter permease: MLHRSFIIRELTRSKKQGVVFVLCVVLSLVTLIALDGFSRSVNESMLKDARTLHGGDIIIHSHYNFSTPLEEAVASLRERGLVRSAKVYDFYSVVRTLQENDSLLTDLKIVEPAYPFYGTVELKSKRPFEEVLTRGKIIVEQGVLDRLHVRVGDTLHVGDAPLTIQDVVLHEPDRPVSFFSLGPRIFISSEDLEALDLVQKGSRIDHLYLLKVLDPQNVDRLADELRIVAVSGQERVDTYRTAESRVKRFFDNFLFFLSLIGVFTLLLAGIGIQSALTAFLQEKEKTVAIMKTVGATNRFITLQFTIVLCLLGLMGTLIGICAGLLLQDYLPAVFKGLLPENIQAFLSWRAVFEGLSLGVFVVAMFASLPLYRLRDLKPSAIFRKEETGSRKGYPYYLTVFTILLVFVAMIFWQLKEVKIGLYFILSVSSLILITSFLTRAILFFLQKKQVKSLALRQALKGLFRPRNATQSIIITLTASLSVIFSITLLEQNLDANFIRSYPQDAPNVFFLDIQPSQLKDFSSSLGMDAEYYPIVRARIVSINGIPIDTRKEMQRRGDNLAREFNLTYRDYLLKDEAVIKGGSLFQEDGKGVQVSVLDSVAEANHMRIGDRIDFNIQGVPLTATIVSIRTRTKEFIQPFFYFVFQEKVLRDAPQTVFTAVRIPADQISSIQNRIVTAFPNVSVIDLTKSIDIFAKVLHKLSGITQFFTFFSIIAGILIIISSVLATRFARIQEAVYFKILGARRSFILKVFTLENALLGFVSALLALILSQTGSWIISAKIFDIPYHSFPLWSIFMVMGTLVMVISVGLVSSISILTQKPVTFLREQTEE, encoded by the coding sequence ATGCTCCATAGATCTTTTATCATCAGGGAGCTCACCCGCTCCAAAAAACAGGGCGTGGTCTTCGTGCTCTGCGTGGTTCTTTCCCTTGTGACCCTGATCGCCCTGGACGGCTTCAGCCGCAGCGTGAACGAATCCATGTTGAAGGATGCTCGAACACTCCATGGTGGAGACATCATCATTCATTCTCACTACAATTTCTCTACGCCCCTGGAAGAAGCTGTCGCGTCTCTCCGCGAACGGGGACTCGTCCGGAGCGCAAAAGTCTATGACTTCTATTCCGTAGTGAGAACTCTGCAGGAGAACGACTCCCTCCTTACCGATCTCAAGATTGTGGAACCGGCTTATCCCTTTTATGGAACCGTCGAACTGAAATCCAAACGACCTTTTGAGGAGGTACTCACCCGGGGAAAAATTATCGTGGAGCAGGGGGTTCTGGACCGCCTTCATGTGCGGGTGGGGGATACGCTTCACGTAGGGGATGCCCCCCTTACTATTCAGGATGTGGTACTCCATGAACCCGATCGGCCGGTGAGCTTTTTTTCCCTTGGCCCTCGAATCTTTATATCGAGCGAGGACCTCGAGGCATTGGATCTCGTACAAAAAGGCAGCCGAATCGACCATCTTTATCTTCTCAAGGTTTTGGACCCGCAAAACGTGGATCGTCTGGCGGACGAACTCCGTATCGTGGCCGTCAGCGGCCAGGAAAGAGTGGATACCTATCGGACAGCAGAATCACGGGTCAAACGTTTCTTCGACAATTTTCTCTTTTTTCTCAGCCTTATCGGAGTCTTCACCCTCCTGCTGGCAGGTATCGGGATTCAGAGCGCGCTGACGGCCTTCCTGCAAGAGAAGGAAAAGACTGTCGCCATCATGAAGACCGTCGGAGCCACCAACCGTTTTATCACCTTGCAGTTTACCATCGTCCTCTGCCTGCTGGGGTTGATGGGAACTCTCATCGGCATTTGCGCCGGCCTTTTGCTCCAGGACTATCTCCCCGCAGTCTTCAAAGGGCTGCTGCCCGAAAACATCCAAGCCTTTCTTTCCTGGCGCGCCGTTTTCGAAGGACTTTCCCTGGGAGTCTTTGTGGTAGCCATGTTCGCTTCCCTGCCCCTATACCGGCTGCGGGACTTGAAACCAAGTGCCATATTCAGAAAAGAGGAAACAGGATCGCGCAAAGGCTACCCCTATTACCTCACGGTTTTCACCATCCTTCTGGTCTTCGTGGCAATGATTTTCTGGCAGCTCAAGGAAGTGAAGATCGGGCTCTATTTTATCCTGAGTGTTTCCTCACTTATTCTGATCACAAGCTTCCTCACCCGCGCAATCCTCTTTTTTCTCCAGAAAAAGCAGGTAAAATCCCTGGCCCTGAGGCAGGCTCTCAAGGGTCTCTTTCGACCGAGAAATGCCACCCAATCCATCATCATCACTCTGACGGCATCCCTTTCCGTGATCTTTTCCATCACCCTGCTGGAACAGAACCTGGATGCCAATTTCATTCGATCCTACCCCCAGGATGCTCCCAACGTTTTTTTCCTGGACATTCAGCCGTCACAATTGAAAGACTTTTCCAGCAGCCTGGGAATGGATGCGGAATACTATCCCATCGTGAGAGCCAGAATCGTTTCCATCAACGGAATCCCTATCGACACGAGAAAGGAAATGCAGCGCCGAGGCGACAATCTGGCACGGGAATTCAACCTCACGTACCGGGATTACCTCCTCAAAGACGAGGCAGTCATCAAGGGCGGGAGTCTCTTTCAGGAAGATGGAAAAGGAGTCCAGGTCTCGGTGCTCGATTCCGTGGCCGAGGCGAACCACATGCGGATTGGAGACAGGATTGATTTCAACATACAGGGCGTCCCCCTGACGGCAACCATCGTGAGCATTCGAACGCGGACCAAAGAATTCATACAGCCTTTTTTTTATTTTGTGTTCCAGGAAAAGGTGCTGCGCGACGCTCCGCAGACTGTCTTCACCGCCGTGCGCATTCCCGCGGACCAGATATCGAGCATTCAAAACAGGATCGTCACTGCCTTTCCCAATGTGAGTGTCATCGATCTTACGAAAAGCATCGACATCTTCGCAAAAGTCCTGCATAAACTTTCCGGAATCACTCAATTTTTCACTTTTTTCAGCATTATCGCCGGCATTCTGATCATCATCAGTTCGGTTCTGGCCACACGGTTTGCCAGAATTCAGGAAGCCGTTTATTTCAAGATCCTCGGAGCTCGAAGGAGCTTTATACTGAAAGTCTTCACGCTGGAAAACGCTCTACTGGGATTCGTGAGCGCCCTTCTTGCCCTCATCCTTTCCCAGACGGGAAGTTGGATCATCAGTGCTAAAATTTTCGACATTCCGTACCACTCCTTCCCCCTCTGGAGCATTTTTATGGTAATGGGAACCTTGGTCATGGTCATCTCTGTGGGACTCGTCTCTTCCATTTCCATTTTGACCCAGAAGCCGGTGACCTTTTTGAGAGAACAGACGGAGGAATAA
- a CDS encoding ABC transporter ATP-binding protein: MTILEARQITKTYAVGDRNICVLDNVSVAVPAGEFLVIKGSSGSGKTTLLTLLSGLDKPSSGRILIEGRDITDLKEDELAPLRNTTIGFVFQSFHLAPSLTAMENIMFPAELRRDVRAEEKAEILLRRVGLIERSHNFPHQLSGGEKQRVAICRALINDPKIVFADEPTGNLDSANGKAVLELLLELQKERQSTLVLVTHSTEIAEMADRVVLLKDGKIVCDGARVH, translated from the coding sequence ATGACAATCCTTGAAGCTAGGCAGATCACCAAGACCTATGCTGTAGGCGACCGCAATATTTGTGTTTTGGACAATGTCTCCGTTGCCGTTCCGGCAGGAGAATTCCTTGTCATAAAGGGCAGCAGCGGGAGTGGTAAAACCACTTTGCTGACGCTTCTTTCAGGCCTGGACAAACCGTCTTCCGGCCGCATTCTTATTGAAGGACGGGATATAACGGATCTCAAGGAGGATGAACTCGCTCCCCTGCGCAATACAACCATTGGATTCGTTTTCCAGTCCTTCCATCTGGCGCCGTCCCTCACCGCCATGGAAAATATCATGTTTCCTGCAGAACTGAGACGCGATGTACGGGCTGAAGAAAAGGCGGAAATCCTCCTTCGTCGTGTGGGCCTGATCGAGAGAAGCCACAACTTTCCCCACCAACTTTCAGGTGGAGAAAAACAGCGTGTGGCCATCTGCCGTGCCCTCATCAACGATCCCAAGATCGTTTTCGCCGATGAACCCACCGGCAACCTGGATTCAGCCAACGGTAAGGCCGTCCTGGAATTGCTCCTGGAGCTTCAAAAAGAGCGGCAATCCACACTGGTGCTGGTCACCCACAGTACGGAAATCGCCGAGATGGCCGACCGGGTTGTTCTTCTGAAGGATGGAAAAATCGTGTGCGACGGCGCCAGGGTGCATTGA
- a CDS encoding 2-hydroxyacid dehydrogenase, protein MRILFAAHENAWGGLLNHLRSELPQHEFEAAGKFEIESLKGFDILIPTMCRITQDELADSDRLKLIQQCGSGLEGIDIEAASERNIRVANVPADISGNADSVAELGIYMMIGLSRDFRAMAQSFKDRKSGEPMGRALMGRTVGLVGLGGIGRALARRLKGFDVRLIGIKRNHLEETQKELGLKWVGKPEDLPELLEKSDYVMLCLPLTPESMHLMNRKSFQHMKPDAFLINLSRGGLVDRDALEEVLATGKIAGAGLDVFWEEPPDPNDPIFKYNVMATPHIAGSTDISLRGILKVVVENIHRVENGEMPLHCKNP, encoded by the coding sequence ATGAGAATTCTTTTTGCCGCGCACGAAAATGCATGGGGAGGACTATTGAATCATTTGCGGTCGGAACTCCCTCAACATGAATTTGAAGCTGCTGGAAAATTCGAAATAGAGAGTCTGAAAGGCTTCGATATACTGATCCCTACCATGTGCCGCATCACTCAAGACGAACTGGCGGACTCCGACCGCTTAAAGCTCATTCAACAGTGTGGTTCAGGTCTTGAAGGTATAGATATCGAGGCTGCAAGCGAGCGGAATATCCGGGTAGCCAATGTTCCCGCGGACATTTCCGGTAATGCGGATTCCGTTGCTGAATTGGGAATCTACATGATGATCGGTCTCTCGAGAGATTTTCGAGCCATGGCTCAAAGCTTCAAGGACCGAAAGTCGGGTGAACCCATGGGCAGAGCGTTGATGGGCCGCACTGTCGGCCTGGTGGGACTGGGAGGAATCGGGCGTGCACTGGCCAGAAGGCTGAAAGGTTTTGACGTGCGCCTCATAGGAATCAAAAGGAATCACCTCGAAGAGACACAAAAAGAACTCGGCCTGAAATGGGTGGGAAAACCGGAGGATCTTCCGGAACTCCTTGAAAAGTCGGATTATGTGATGCTTTGCCTCCCCCTCACGCCGGAGAGCATGCATCTCATGAACCGGAAAAGCTTTCAACACATGAAACCCGATGCCTTTCTGATCAACCTTTCAAGAGGGGGACTGGTGGATCGCGACGCCTTGGAAGAAGTCCTGGCTACAGGGAAGATTGCGGGTGCCGGACTGGATGTTTTTTGGGAGGAACCTCCCGATCCTAACGATCCAATCTTCAAATACAACGTAATGGCGACACCTCATATAGCCGGTTCTACAGATATTTCCCTTCGAGGGATTCTCAAGGTGGTCGTGGAAAATATCCACCGAGTCGAGAATGGTGAAATGCCCCTTCACTGCAAGAATCCATGA
- a CDS encoding 6-phosphofructokinase: MSKKKIGILTGGGDCPGLNAVIRGVTKCAIIEHGMDVIGFNDGFLGLIEKRFSLLTFEGVSGILTQGGTILGSDNKANPFEYTVTECGKQVKVDVSDKCMELYNDLGLDALICVGGDGTMTIAQMMAEKGAKIVGLPKTIDKDLEGTDITFGFDSARAIATEALDRVHTTAQSHHRVLLVEIMGRNAGWLTLESGIAGGADVILIPEIPYEVKEIASVIRKRSHFGRRFSIVAVAEGAKPVGGTQTIKRMVSDSPDPVRLGGVSHVIAGELERETGIECRVAILGHVQRGGSPTPSDRLLGTRFAVKAMELVAMEQFNHMAALKGNELVAVPLEEVAGRQRLVPLDSPLIKAAISVGTSFGAKLNA, encoded by the coding sequence ATGAGTAAGAAGAAAATAGGAATACTGACGGGGGGAGGGGATTGCCCGGGTTTGAATGCTGTTATCAGGGGAGTCACCAAGTGTGCCATCATTGAACACGGCATGGACGTGATCGGCTTCAACGACGGTTTTCTGGGGCTCATCGAGAAAAGATTCAGCCTCCTGACCTTTGAGGGGGTTTCGGGAATTCTCACTCAGGGAGGGACGATCCTTGGATCGGACAATAAGGCGAATCCATTTGAATATACCGTTACGGAATGTGGAAAGCAGGTCAAAGTCGATGTTTCGGACAAGTGCATGGAACTCTATAATGACCTGGGACTGGATGCACTGATCTGCGTGGGCGGGGATGGCACCATGACCATTGCGCAAATGATGGCCGAAAAGGGAGCCAAAATTGTCGGCCTCCCCAAGACCATCGACAAGGATCTGGAAGGAACGGATATCACATTTGGCTTCGATTCTGCGCGCGCCATTGCTACGGAGGCTCTCGACCGCGTTCACACTACGGCCCAGTCGCATCATCGAGTGCTGCTGGTGGAAATCATGGGCAGAAACGCGGGTTGGTTGACTTTGGAATCGGGGATTGCGGGCGGAGCCGATGTCATACTTATCCCTGAAATCCCCTACGAAGTGAAAGAGATAGCGAGTGTGATCCGGAAACGGAGTCATTTCGGCAGACGTTTCAGTATCGTCGCAGTGGCTGAAGGGGCGAAGCCTGTGGGTGGAACACAGACGATCAAGAGAATGGTGAGCGACAGCCCCGATCCGGTTCGCCTGGGTGGAGTGAGTCACGTCATTGCCGGTGAGTTGGAGCGGGAAACGGGAATTGAATGTCGGGTTGCCATCCTGGGCCATGTGCAACGGGGAGGTTCGCCCACACCGAGCGACCGCCTTTTGGGAACCCGGTTTGCAGTGAAAGCAATGGAGCTGGTGGCTATGGAACAATTCAATCACATGGCCGCTTTGAAGGGAAATGAACTGGTAGCGGTTCCCCTGGAAGAGGTTGCGGGGAGACAACGCCTGGTTCCCCTGGATTCCCCTCTCATCAAAGCAGCCATATCAGTGGGAACGAGCTTCGGCGCAAAATTGAATGCTTGA
- a CDS encoding PAS domain S-box protein, with amino-acid sequence MAQHSDDNWENLQAKIMGLGEHSLRKSHYPELQEKLKELERFKALIDQANDLIFLLQVPGGEIADGNQSACRQLGFSRESLLAKTLPDLLPPETAAWMRSYFSNLEENVGRREILTTSLRRKNGETFPVEMTLHLVPFHDSVYAVVVVRDITERSQALAALTVSEQKYRTLVESSSDAILMMDPQRKIVSCNRAFLDLFGYEENEVLGKSIRIAHVSDESFQSLRRTAFPIVQNMGSFRTEWQLKRKDGSIFPVEGSISVIKSPDGSLNGYVAIIRDVSDRKRAEEELRKHRDHLEEMVRERTQDLENAQKALLQREKLKTLGTISATVAHEIRNPLMSIGGFAKRLQKKFPGIPEVEIILKESERLENLLSRITTYLKPTEMGAQECYVNTVILECIDLLSPEMVQQNVQWEVNLPQDIPSAYVDPSILSQVLIHLMKNAFSTMDKTKPMVISAFESDQKIRIDLTYSSWAPECQKAKICLLPETNKEIEMEGPPSPSECSEKWEGPYPQVGNSI; translated from the coding sequence ATGGCGCAGCATTCTGACGACAATTGGGAAAACCTTCAGGCCAAAATCATGGGGCTTGGGGAGCATTCCCTTCGCAAGAGCCATTATCCCGAACTCCAGGAAAAGCTCAAGGAACTGGAGAGATTCAAGGCGTTGATCGATCAAGCCAATGATCTCATTTTTCTTCTGCAAGTCCCTGGAGGAGAGATTGCCGACGGCAACCAATCCGCCTGCAGGCAGTTGGGATTTTCACGGGAATCGCTACTCGCAAAAACCCTTCCGGACTTGCTTCCTCCCGAAACTGCGGCCTGGATGAGAAGCTACTTCTCGAACCTCGAAGAAAATGTGGGACGCAGGGAAATTCTCACCACGTCGCTGCGCAGAAAGAACGGTGAAACCTTTCCCGTCGAAATGACCCTTCACCTCGTTCCCTTTCATGATTCCGTTTATGCCGTCGTGGTCGTCCGGGATATCACCGAACGCAGCCAGGCTTTAGCGGCTCTCACGGTTTCCGAACAAAAATACCGAACCTTGGTGGAGAGTTCTTCGGATGCCATTCTCATGATGGATCCCCAGCGAAAAATTGTCTCATGCAACCGGGCTTTCCTGGATCTTTTTGGATATGAAGAAAATGAGGTACTGGGAAAATCCATTCGGATAGCTCACGTGTCGGATGAGAGCTTTCAGTCCTTGAGGCGCACAGCATTTCCCATAGTCCAAAATATGGGGTCCTTCAGGACGGAATGGCAACTCAAGCGCAAGGACGGTTCCATTTTCCCCGTCGAAGGATCCATTTCGGTCATCAAAAGCCCCGACGGTTCATTGAACGGTTACGTGGCCATCATTCGCGACGTGAGCGACAGAAAACGCGCCGAGGAAGAATTGAGAAAGCACCGCGATCACCTTGAGGAGATGGTAAGGGAACGCACTCAAGACCTGGAGAACGCTCAGAAGGCATTGCTTCAGAGAGAGAAGTTGAAGACCCTGGGAACCATATCGGCCACAGTGGCTCATGAAATCCGGAACCCCCTCATGTCCATCGGAGGCTTCGCAAAACGGCTTCAGAAGAAATTTCCCGGTATCCCAGAGGTTGAAATCATTCTGAAGGAATCCGAACGCCTGGAAAACCTGCTGAGCAGAATCACCACTTATCTCAAGCCCACTGAAATGGGGGCACAGGAATGCTACGTGAACACAGTCATTTTGGAATGCATCGACCTGCTCTCCCCCGAAATGGTTCAACAAAACGTCCAATGGGAAGTGAATCTACCTCAAGACATTCCCTCAGCCTATGTAGACCCATCCATTCTCTCACAGGTACTGATCCATTTAATGAAGAATGCGTTCAGCACCATGGACAAAACCAAGCCGATGGTCATCAGTGCATTTGAAAGCGATCAGAAAATTCGTATCGATTTGACCTATTCCAGTTGGGCGCCGGAGTGCCAAAAAGCAAAAATCTGTCTCCTTCCGGAGACGAACAAAGAAATCGAGATGGAAGGCCCCCCCTCTCCTTCAGAATGCTCGGAGAAATGGGAGGGACCCTATCCACAAGTCGGCAACAGCATTTGA
- the ercA gene encoding alcohol dehydrogenase-like regulatory protein ErcA → MTYREKIKEAEEQQFALRKFVLPEFVFGPGARKLAGRYARNFGARKALIVTDPGVMKAGWTEDVTVSLEAAELSYTIYSHVTPNPRSEEVKLGAQVYQREGCNILIAVGGGSPIDCAKGIGIVTSNHKDILDFVGVDQVPVPMPPLICIPTTGGSSADLSQFAIINNEKEKIKVAIISKAVVPDLALIDPITLLSMPPYLTACTSFDALTHAIEAYVSIAHSPITDLHALEAVRLISSNLEASLGNPEDIELRTQMMLGSVQAGIAFSNASLGATHAMAHSLGGLLDVAHGECNAILLEHVVAFNFDEVPMRYERVGEAMGLDLKGKSIEGKKSAILCEIRRLRISVGIERTLRQLGMQQSDIPQLAQKAMKDTCMVTNPRRPTQKDIEAIYGAAF, encoded by the coding sequence ATGACATATCGAGAAAAAATAAAAGAAGCCGAGGAGCAGCAATTTGCCCTCAGAAAGTTCGTCCTTCCCGAGTTTGTCTTCGGCCCCGGAGCCAGAAAGCTGGCGGGGCGGTACGCGCGCAATTTCGGGGCACGCAAAGCCCTGATCGTCACCGATCCAGGGGTTATGAAGGCCGGGTGGACGGAGGATGTCACAGTGAGCCTGGAAGCGGCGGAACTCTCTTATACTATCTACAGTCATGTCACTCCCAATCCGCGTTCGGAAGAGGTCAAGCTTGGAGCTCAAGTTTATCAGAGGGAGGGCTGCAATATTCTTATTGCTGTCGGAGGGGGGAGTCCCATCGACTGCGCCAAAGGGATCGGGATCGTCACCTCCAATCACAAGGATATCCTCGATTTTGTGGGAGTCGATCAGGTGCCGGTTCCCATGCCGCCTCTGATCTGCATTCCAACAACGGGAGGCAGTTCGGCGGATCTCTCGCAGTTTGCCATCATCAACAACGAGAAAGAAAAAATCAAGGTCGCTATCATCAGCAAGGCAGTCGTTCCCGATCTGGCTCTCATTGATCCCATCACCCTGCTGAGCATGCCGCCCTATCTTACGGCATGCACCTCCTTCGATGCCCTGACACACGCCATTGAAGCCTACGTTTCCATCGCACATTCCCCCATCACCGACCTCCATGCCCTGGAAGCCGTTCGCCTGATTTCCTCCAACCTTGAAGCTTCCCTTGGAAATCCGGAAGACATCGAACTGAGAACCCAAATGATGCTGGGAAGTGTTCAGGCGGGAATTGCCTTTTCCAATGCGAGCCTAGGAGCGACGCACGCTATGGCTCACAGTCTTGGGGGTTTGTTGGATGTAGCGCACGGGGAATGCAATGCGATTCTCCTGGAACATGTGGTCGCTTTCAATTTCGACGAGGTACCGATGCGGTATGAAAGAGTTGGCGAGGCGATGGGACTGGATTTAAAAGGAAAATCGATTGAGGGGAAAAAATCCGCAATCCTCTGTGAAATCAGGAGACTCCGCATCTCGGTCGGGATCGAGCGCACCTTACGGCAACTGGGAATGCAACAAAGCGACATCCCTCAACTGGCACAAAAGGCCATGAAGGATACCTGCATGGTGACCAATCCCCGCCGCCCAACCCAGAAAGACATCGAGGCAATCTATGGCGCAGCATTCTGA